A part of Streptomyces sp. NBC_01497 genomic DNA contains:
- a CDS encoding ATP-binding cassette domain-containing protein: MVAEAEGRSRPAQEAPPVIEARGLTKRYRGGQLAVDSLDLSVPDGSVFGFLGPNGSGKTTTIRMLLGLVQPTAGSASLLGLPMPHAARTVLPQVGALIEGPAQYGFLSGRDNLVRYDATDPTADPRTRSARVDTALDRVGLGAAAAKRAKAYSLGMKQRLGIAAALLRPRRLLVLDEPTNGLDPQGMREIRTLVRELAAEGTTVFLSSHLLDEIEQVCTHAAVMTQGRLIAQGSVAELSAGTRGRLAVTTPDPAEAARVLREHGVTVVETGEGRVTGELSADDHGTDPADLNAALVRAGVRVRAFGIERGTLEDAFVALTGEGFDVAG, from the coding sequence GTGGTGGCGGAAGCCGAGGGGCGCTCGCGCCCCGCACAGGAGGCGCCGCCCGTCATCGAGGCGCGCGGCCTCACCAAGCGCTACCGGGGCGGCCAGTTGGCCGTCGACAGCCTCGACCTGTCGGTGCCGGACGGCAGCGTGTTCGGCTTCCTCGGGCCCAACGGCTCGGGCAAGACCACGACGATCCGGATGCTGCTCGGCCTCGTACAGCCCACGGCGGGCTCCGCGAGCCTGCTCGGCCTGCCCATGCCGCACGCGGCGCGGACGGTGCTGCCGCAGGTGGGCGCGCTGATCGAGGGCCCCGCCCAGTACGGCTTCCTGAGCGGCCGGGACAACCTCGTACGGTACGACGCCACGGACCCGACGGCCGACCCGCGCACCCGCTCGGCGCGGGTCGACACGGCGCTCGACCGGGTCGGACTCGGCGCGGCCGCGGCCAAGAGGGCGAAGGCCTACTCCCTCGGCATGAAGCAGCGGCTCGGGATCGCCGCAGCGCTGCTGCGCCCCCGCAGGCTGCTCGTCCTGGACGAGCCGACCAACGGCCTCGACCCGCAGGGCATGCGCGAGATCAGGACGCTGGTGCGGGAGCTCGCCGCCGAGGGCACGACGGTCTTCCTCTCCTCACATCTGCTGGACGAGATCGAGCAGGTGTGTACGCATGCCGCCGTCATGACGCAGGGGCGCCTGATCGCGCAGGGGTCGGTGGCGGAGCTGTCGGCGGGTACGCGCGGCAGGCTCGCGGTCACCACGCCCGACCCGGCCGAGGCGGCCCGGGTACTGCGTGAACACGGCGTCACGGTCGTCGAGACGGGTGAGGGCCGGGTGACGGGTGAGTTGTCCGCCGACGACCACGGGACGGATCCGGCGGACCTCAACGCGGCGCTGGTGCGCGCGGGGGTGCGGGTACGGGCGTTCGGGATCGAACGCGGCACGCTGGAGGACGCCTTCGTGGCGCTGACGGGAGAGGGCTTCGATGTCGCGGGCTGA
- a CDS encoding peptide MFS transporter: MTDTGDHGEQPPPGDDRAFFGQPRGLVTLSGLEIWERFSFLGMQAILVLYFVDSVAHGGLGMDDGTAASISAAYGTLVYLVSVGGGWLADRILGSYRSVLWGGVLIAIGHYLMAIPAAWATWAGLGLISAGTGLLKPNVSYMVGKLYRTKDERRDAGFALYYMAINIGSFLGPLVTGWLGDHASWHWAFSAAAFGMTLGIIQYVWGRKHLAGHGNAPEFALAPAPMRRAVRWMVAGAVVVAVVATALSLAGWLTLGRFVDVLTVISVIAPVAYFVVMFTSPRVSSEERGRLRPYIVLFAASVVFNFILFQAYSTMILLAASNAESSIFGFDFPASWYTSALGAFEVGLAPIVAATWVRMGRRQPHASNKIAFGVILGGLSFLLIVLPTSGHSTDHYKMAVWWIVGSYILLGLGDILLETSGLSASTKLAPQAFASQTMALWFLSLALANGIQAQTVKLYDDVSHPAYFGVNGAVAVAAGLAVIAAAPWLRRTMYPVH; this comes from the coding sequence GTGACCGACACGGGAGACCACGGAGAGCAACCTCCGCCCGGGGACGACCGAGCCTTCTTCGGTCAGCCCAGAGGGCTGGTCACCCTGTCGGGTCTCGAAATCTGGGAGCGGTTCTCGTTCCTGGGGATGCAGGCCATTCTCGTCCTCTACTTCGTCGACAGCGTCGCACACGGCGGCCTCGGCATGGACGACGGCACGGCCGCCTCCATCTCGGCGGCCTACGGCACGCTCGTCTACCTGGTCTCGGTCGGCGGCGGCTGGCTCGCGGACCGCATCCTCGGCTCGTACCGCTCCGTCCTGTGGGGCGGTGTCCTCATCGCCATCGGCCACTACCTGATGGCGATCCCGGCCGCGTGGGCGACCTGGGCCGGGCTCGGCCTGATCAGCGCCGGCACCGGCCTGCTGAAGCCGAACGTGTCGTACATGGTCGGCAAGCTCTACCGCACGAAGGACGAGCGGCGCGACGCCGGCTTCGCCCTCTACTACATGGCCATCAACATCGGCTCGTTCCTCGGGCCGCTCGTGACGGGCTGGCTCGGCGACCACGCGAGCTGGCACTGGGCGTTCTCGGCGGCGGCCTTCGGCATGACGCTCGGCATCATCCAGTACGTGTGGGGGCGCAAGCACCTGGCCGGGCACGGCAACGCCCCCGAGTTCGCTCTCGCACCCGCGCCGATGCGGCGCGCCGTGCGGTGGATGGTGGCCGGGGCCGTGGTGGTCGCCGTCGTCGCGACGGCCCTGTCGCTGGCCGGGTGGCTGACGCTCGGCCGGTTCGTGGACGTGCTGACGGTCATCTCGGTCATCGCGCCGGTCGCGTACTTCGTGGTGATGTTCACGAGCCCGCGGGTGTCCTCCGAGGAGCGGGGCAGGCTGCGCCCCTACATCGTGCTGTTCGCCGCGTCCGTGGTGTTCAACTTCATCCTCTTCCAGGCCTATTCGACGATGATCCTGCTCGCCGCTTCGAACGCCGAGTCGAGCATCTTCGGCTTCGACTTCCCGGCGAGCTGGTACACGTCGGCGCTCGGCGCGTTCGAGGTGGGTCTCGCGCCGATCGTCGCGGCCACCTGGGTACGGATGGGCAGGCGGCAGCCGCACGCCTCCAACAAGATCGCGTTCGGGGTGATCCTGGGCGGCCTGTCGTTCCTGCTGATCGTCCTGCCGACGTCCGGCCACAGCACCGACCACTACAAGATGGCCGTCTGGTGGATCGTCGGCTCGTACATCCTGCTCGGCCTCGGCGACATCCTGCTGGAGACGTCGGGCCTGTCCGCGTCGACGAAGCTCGCGCCGCAGGCGTTCGCCAGCCAGACGATGGCGCTGTGGTTCCTCTCCCTCGCCCTGGCCAACGGCATCCAGGCGCAGACCGTGAAGCTGTACGACGACGTCTCGCACCCCGCGTACTTCGGCGTGAACGGCGCGGTCGCGGTCGCCGCCGGCCTGGCCGTGATCGCGGCGGCGCCGTGGCTGAGGCGGACCATGTACCCCGTCCACTGA
- a CDS encoding 2-oxoacid:ferredoxin oxidoreductase subunit beta, with the protein MSEAMSGGGTNELLTLIPKAEAKQSMKDFKSDQEVRWCPGCGDYAVLAAVQGFMPDLGLAKENIVFVSGIGCSSRFPYYMNTYGMHSIHGRAPAIATGLATSRRDLSVWVVTGDGDSLSIGGNHLIHALRRNVNLKILLFNNRIYGLTKGQYSPTSEVGKITKSTPMGSLDAPFNPVSLAIGAEASFVARTVDSDRKHLTSVLRAAADHPGTALVEIYQNCNIFNDGAFEVLKDKDQAQEAVIRLEDGQPIRFGTDNAKGVVRDQRTGDLEVVDVTPENESRILVHDASNASPTTAFALSRLADPDTLHHTPIGVFRNVRRPVYDTLLNDQLDTAVEQKGKGDLASLLAGSDTWTVAG; encoded by the coding sequence ATGTCTGAGGCAATGTCCGGGGGCGGCACCAACGAGCTGCTGACGCTGATCCCCAAGGCCGAAGCCAAGCAGTCCATGAAGGACTTCAAGTCCGACCAGGAAGTCCGCTGGTGCCCCGGCTGCGGTGACTACGCCGTCCTCGCCGCCGTCCAGGGCTTCATGCCGGACCTCGGGCTGGCGAAGGAGAACATCGTCTTCGTCTCGGGCATCGGCTGCTCCTCCCGCTTCCCGTACTACATGAACACCTACGGGATGCACTCGATCCACGGCCGCGCCCCGGCGATCGCCACGGGCCTCGCGACCTCGCGCCGGGACCTGTCGGTGTGGGTCGTGACCGGTGACGGCGACTCGCTGTCCATCGGCGGCAACCACCTCATCCACGCGCTGCGCCGCAACGTCAACCTGAAGATCCTGCTGTTCAACAACCGGATCTACGGCCTGACGAAGGGCCAGTACTCGCCCACCTCCGAGGTCGGCAAGATCACCAAGTCGACGCCGATGGGCTCGCTCGACGCGCCGTTCAACCCGGTGTCCCTGGCGATCGGCGCCGAGGCGTCGTTCGTGGCCCGCACGGTCGACTCGGACCGCAAGCACCTCACGAGCGTGCTGCGCGCCGCCGCCGACCACCCGGGTACGGCGCTGGTGGAGATCTACCAGAACTGCAACATCTTCAACGACGGCGCCTTCGAGGTCCTCAAGGACAAGGACCAGGCCCAGGAGGCCGTCATCCGGCTGGAGGACGGGCAGCCGATCCGCTTCGGCACGGACAACGCCAAGGGCGTCGTGCGCGACCAGCGCACCGGTGACCTGGAGGTCGTCGACGTCACGCCGGAGAACGAGTCGCGGATCCTCGTCCACGACGCGTCGAACGCGTCCCCGACGACGGCGTTCGCGCTGTCGCGCCTCGCCGACCCGGACACGCTGCACCACACGCCGATCGGCGTCTTCCGCAACGTGCGCAGGCCGGTCTACGACACCCTGCTGAACGATCAGCTGGACACGGCGGTCGAGCAGAAGGGCAAGGGCGACCTGGCCTCGCTGCTGGCGGGCAGCGACACCTGGACGGTGGCCGGCTGA
- a CDS encoding ABC transporter permease, with translation MSRAETTGAGADTPAPGPGAPGSEAPGGTPGSGAPDSGAPGSGMPGPSGARSAPRVSAAEEHRRSALWWTLGFFRSELVTTFRRGRTVALLGVLAAVPVLIGVAVKIQTSGGGEAGDPHGGGPAFLTQVTNNGLFLVFAALAATLPVFLPMTVGVIAGDSVAGESAGGTLRYLLVVPAGRTRLLVAKYATTLTFTLTATVVVAAFALATGALLFPVGEVTTISGTTIPFGSGLLRALLVALLVAASLVGFAAIGLFVSTLTSSGIAAMASTVGLLITVQIVDSIPQLDAVHPYLFSHYWLSFTDVLRAPILWNNVVSNLVVQAVYALVFGCAAWARFTTKDVTA, from the coding sequence ATGTCGCGGGCTGAGACGACGGGCGCGGGCGCGGACACGCCCGCGCCGGGGCCGGGAGCGCCGGGCTCGGAGGCGCCGGGCGGGACGCCGGGTTCGGGAGCGCCGGATTCGGGAGCGCCGGGTTCGGGAATGCCGGGACCTTCCGGTGCACGGTCCGCGCCGAGGGTGTCCGCCGCCGAGGAGCACCGGCGCTCCGCCCTGTGGTGGACGCTCGGCTTCTTCCGCTCCGAGCTGGTGACGACCTTCCGCCGGGGGCGGACGGTCGCGCTGCTCGGCGTGCTCGCGGCGGTGCCGGTCCTCATCGGCGTGGCCGTCAAGATCCAGACGAGCGGCGGGGGCGAGGCCGGCGATCCGCACGGTGGCGGGCCCGCATTCCTCACGCAGGTCACCAACAACGGCCTGTTCCTGGTGTTCGCGGCGCTCGCCGCGACCCTGCCGGTCTTCCTGCCGATGACCGTCGGGGTGATCGCGGGGGACTCGGTCGCCGGCGAGTCCGCCGGAGGCACGCTGCGCTACCTGCTGGTCGTCCCGGCCGGCCGGACCCGGCTGCTGGTCGCCAAGTACGCCACGACACTGACGTTCACTCTGACGGCGACGGTGGTCGTCGCGGCGTTCGCGCTGGCCACCGGCGCCCTGCTGTTCCCGGTGGGCGAGGTCACCACCATCTCCGGCACGACGATCCCGTTCGGCTCGGGCCTGCTGCGCGCCCTGCTGGTGGCCCTGCTCGTGGCGGCCTCGCTGGTGGGATTCGCCGCGATCGGCCTGTTCGTCTCGACGCTGACGTCCAGCGGCATCGCGGCGATGGCCAGCACGGTGGGGCTGCTGATCACCGTGCAGATCGTCGACTCGATCCCGCAGCTCGACGCGGTCCACCCGTACCTGTTCTCGCACTACTGGCTGTCGTTCACCGACGTGCTGCGGGCGCCGATCCTGTGGAACAACGTGGTCAGCAACCTCGTGGTCCAGGCCGTGTACGCGCTGGTCTTCGGCTGCGCCGCGTGGGCCCGCTTCACCACCAAGGACGTCACGGCGTAG
- a CDS encoding CocE/NonD family hydrolase — MPPTIRPTHGPAIRTDFPYETTREDVRIPLPGGLKLYARVWRPVTDEPVPALLEYLPYRLSDWTAPRDWQRHPWYAGHGYASVRVDVRGHGNSEGVPGDEYDATELADGIEVIDWLAAQPWCSGRVGMFGISWGGFNSLQLAALAPGPLKAIVTVCSTDDRYDNDVHYMGGSVLGVDMHAWAATMLAFVSRPPDPVYAGERWRELWLNRLEAVEPFIHTWLAHQTRDAYWKHGSVCEDYSAIGAAVLAVGGWHDPYRDTVLRLVEHLDPARVRGIIGPWSHQYPDRGLPPGPAIGFLQETLRWWDFHLKGRDTGVMDEPLLRSWISASHPPATVYPELPGRWVGEPSWPSPNVTPQTYAFRGEPALVDSPHQTGLDAGRFFPFGNDADLPPDQRDEDAKSAAFEFAVGTGGPGVEILGRPRVRLRLTVDAPAGQVIARLCDVAPDGSSTLVTRGALNLSAREGRDKAVPWPEGATEDVEFELNGIGHTFPPGHRIRLAVSSAYWPWIWPQAASAGFVLDPSGSVLDLPVRNPTPGDAPIAFAPAEESEPLEVVFPETLEPPRPERLVTRDVAEGIWRLEVDPKYGGTRLYPDGLEFTEDALDTYTIQESDPLSASAVSRWTVRLHRPELGWDIRVETSSETTCDAENFMTLNEVVCREGEEIVFHRTWEKSIPRTAG, encoded by the coding sequence ATGCCCCCCACCATCCGTCCCACCCACGGTCCGGCCATCCGCACGGACTTCCCCTACGAGACGACCCGCGAGGACGTCCGCATCCCGCTGCCCGGCGGACTGAAGCTGTACGCCCGCGTCTGGCGCCCCGTCACGGACGAACCCGTACCGGCCCTCCTCGAATACCTGCCGTACCGGCTGAGCGACTGGACCGCGCCCCGCGACTGGCAGAGACATCCCTGGTACGCGGGGCACGGCTACGCCTCGGTACGGGTCGACGTGCGCGGGCACGGCAACAGCGAGGGCGTGCCCGGTGACGAGTACGACGCGACGGAGCTCGCCGACGGCATCGAGGTGATCGACTGGCTGGCGGCCCAGCCGTGGTGCAGCGGCCGGGTCGGCATGTTCGGCATCTCCTGGGGCGGCTTCAACTCCCTGCAGCTGGCGGCGCTCGCACCCGGTCCGCTGAAGGCGATCGTGACCGTCTGCTCCACCGACGACCGCTACGACAACGACGTCCACTACATGGGCGGCTCCGTGCTCGGCGTGGACATGCACGCGTGGGCCGCGACGATGCTCGCGTTCGTCTCGCGGCCGCCGGACCCGGTGTACGCGGGCGAGCGATGGCGCGAGCTGTGGCTGAACCGGCTGGAGGCCGTGGAGCCCTTCATCCACACCTGGCTCGCGCACCAGACCCGCGACGCCTACTGGAAGCACGGCAGTGTCTGTGAGGACTACTCCGCGATCGGCGCCGCCGTGCTCGCGGTGGGCGGCTGGCACGACCCGTACCGGGACACGGTGCTGCGCCTCGTCGAACACCTCGACCCCGCGCGCGTGCGGGGCATCATCGGACCCTGGTCGCACCAGTACCCCGACCGCGGCCTGCCCCCGGGGCCCGCGATCGGCTTCCTCCAGGAGACGCTGCGCTGGTGGGACTTCCACCTCAAGGGCCGGGACACCGGGGTGATGGACGAGCCGCTGCTGCGGTCCTGGATCAGCGCGTCGCACCCGCCGGCCACCGTCTATCCGGAGCTCCCGGGGCGCTGGGTCGGCGAACCGTCCTGGCCGTCGCCGAACGTCACACCGCAGACGTACGCCTTCCGGGGCGAGCCGGCGCTGGTCGACTCGCCGCACCAGACCGGTCTGGACGCCGGCCGGTTCTTCCCGTTCGGCAACGACGCCGACCTGCCGCCGGACCAGCGGGACGAGGACGCGAAGTCGGCGGCGTTCGAGTTCGCGGTCGGCACGGGCGGGCCGGGTGTCGAGATCCTCGGCCGGCCCCGGGTACGGCTGCGGCTCACGGTGGACGCCCCGGCCGGCCAGGTGATCGCCCGGCTGTGCGACGTGGCGCCCGACGGTTCGTCCACGCTGGTGACGCGCGGCGCGCTGAACCTGTCGGCGCGCGAGGGCCGGGACAAGGCGGTGCCCTGGCCCGAGGGCGCCACCGAGGACGTCGAGTTCGAGCTGAACGGCATCGGCCACACCTTCCCGCCGGGCCACCGCATCCGGCTGGCGGTGTCGTCCGCGTACTGGCCCTGGATCTGGCCCCAGGCGGCGTCGGCGGGCTTCGTCCTCGACCCGTCGGGCTCGGTCCTCGACCTCCCGGTCCGCAACCCCACGCCGGGCGACGCGCCCATCGCCTTCGCGCCGGCGGAGGAGTCGGAGCCGCTGGAGGTCGTCTTCCCCGAGACGCTGGAGCCCCCTCGCCCCGAACGCCTCGTCACCCGTGACGTCGCCGAGGGCATCTGGCGTCTGGAGGTCGACCCGAAGTACGGCGGCACCCGCCTATACCCGGACGGCCTGGAGTTCACCGAGGACGCGCTGGACACGTACACCATCCAGGAGAGCGACCCGCTCTCGGCGAGCGCCGTCTCCCGCTGGACGGTGCGGCTGCACCGTCCCGAACTGGGCTGGGACATCCGGGTGGAGACCAGCTCGGAGACGACCTGCGACGCGGAGAACTTCATGACGCTCAACGAGGTGGTGTGCCGCGAGGGCGAGGAGATCGTCTTCCACCGCACCTGGGAGAAGAGCATCCCGCGTACGGCGGGCTGA
- the rarD gene encoding EamA family transporter RarD, with product MKTDKEQQRSGLLYGFGAYGIWGLVPLYWPLLKPAGAMEVLAHRMVWSLGVVAIALAFTRRWAWIGELVRQPRRVGLLVLSATTITINWGVYIWAVDSGHVVEASLGYFINPLVTILLGVVLLKERLRAAQWGAVGVGLAAVVVISLGYGQLPWISLVLAFSFGTYGLVKKKINLGGLESLAAETTVLFLPALGFLLWLGATGASTFTTHGAGHAAWLASAGLVTAVPLVLFGASAIRVPLSTLGLLQYLTPVLQLALGVAYFHEAMPPERWAGFALVWVALVVLTWDALRTAHRSRARAGRLRAAAALRRGPAPAAPSAVAPSPPAPAPAASSGGEADTLPGA from the coding sequence GTGAAGACGGACAAGGAGCAGCAGCGCTCGGGGTTGCTGTACGGCTTCGGCGCGTACGGGATCTGGGGGCTGGTGCCGCTGTACTGGCCGCTGCTGAAACCCGCGGGTGCCATGGAGGTCCTGGCCCACCGCATGGTGTGGTCGCTGGGGGTGGTGGCGATCGCCCTGGCCTTCACGCGACGCTGGGCGTGGATCGGCGAACTGGTGAGGCAGCCGCGTCGGGTGGGGCTGCTGGTGCTCTCCGCAACGACGATCACGATCAACTGGGGCGTCTACATCTGGGCCGTGGACTCGGGTCATGTGGTGGAGGCGTCGCTCGGCTACTTCATCAACCCCCTGGTGACGATCCTGCTGGGGGTCGTCCTGCTGAAGGAGCGGCTGCGGGCCGCCCAGTGGGGCGCGGTCGGCGTGGGCCTCGCGGCGGTCGTGGTCATCTCCCTCGGGTACGGACAGCTGCCGTGGATCTCGCTGGTGCTGGCCTTCTCGTTCGGCACCTACGGCCTGGTCAAGAAGAAGATCAACCTGGGCGGCCTGGAATCCCTCGCGGCGGAGACGACCGTGCTGTTCCTGCCCGCCCTCGGGTTCCTGCTGTGGCTGGGCGCGACGGGCGCCTCGACGTTCACCACGCACGGCGCCGGGCACGCGGCCTGGCTCGCCTCGGCGGGCCTGGTGACGGCGGTGCCGCTGGTGCTGTTCGGCGCGTCCGCCATCCGCGTACCGCTCTCGACGCTCGGCCTGCTCCAGTACCTGACGCCGGTGCTCCAGCTGGCGCTGGGCGTCGCGTACTTCCACGAAGCGATGCCCCCGGAGCGGTGGGCCGGCTTCGCGCTGGTGTGGGTGGCGCTGGTCGTGCTGACGTGGGACGCGCTGCGCACCGCCCACCGCTCCCGGGCCCGCGCCGGCCGGCTGCGCGCGGCAGCGGCGCTGCGGAGGGGCCCCGCGCCGGCCGCGCCCAGCGCCGTCGCGCCCTCCCCCCCGGCGCCCGCACCCGCCGCGTCGTCCGGCGGCGAGGCGGACACCCTGCCGGGGGCATGA
- a CDS encoding polyprenyl synthetase family protein, with product MTVVGPFGLSMRDQALEADVQTGLAAVEAGLLDATKSDVAFINEAAQHLVRAGGKRFRPLLVLLAAQFGDPYAPGVVPSAVVVELTHLATLYHDDVMDEAEVRRGVDSANARWDNSVAVLTGDFLFSRASQILAELGPEAVRIQAEAFERLVTGQILETAGPRDGRDPVAHYLDVLAGKAGSLVAVSGRFGALMSGADERIVDILTQFGERLGVAFQLADDVLDIASESHESGKTPGTDLREGIPTLPVLLLRARAEKLAEPDDVELVELLASDLSDDARHAEALRRLRAHPALQQAMDEAVRYATAARETLVPLPECWAKSTLTELCDAVVHRAG from the coding sequence GTGACCGTCGTCGGGCCGTTCGGGCTGAGCATGCGGGACCAGGCTCTCGAAGCCGATGTCCAGACCGGATTGGCGGCTGTCGAGGCGGGTCTGCTCGATGCCACCAAGAGCGACGTCGCCTTCATCAATGAGGCCGCGCAGCACCTGGTGCGCGCGGGCGGCAAACGGTTCAGGCCGCTGCTTGTCCTGCTGGCCGCGCAGTTCGGCGACCCGTACGCGCCGGGCGTGGTGCCCTCCGCCGTCGTCGTCGAACTCACCCATCTGGCGACGCTGTACCACGACGACGTGATGGACGAGGCGGAAGTACGCCGGGGCGTGGACAGCGCCAACGCCCGCTGGGACAACTCGGTCGCGGTCCTCACCGGCGACTTCCTCTTCTCCCGCGCCTCGCAGATCCTCGCCGAACTCGGCCCCGAGGCCGTACGCATCCAGGCCGAGGCGTTCGAGCGGCTCGTGACGGGCCAGATCCTGGAGACCGCGGGTCCGCGCGACGGCCGCGACCCGGTCGCCCACTACCTCGACGTCCTGGCGGGCAAGGCGGGCTCGCTCGTCGCCGTGTCCGGGCGCTTCGGTGCGCTGATGTCGGGTGCCGACGAACGGATCGTGGACATCCTCACCCAGTTCGGCGAGCGGCTCGGTGTCGCCTTCCAGCTCGCCGACGACGTCCTCGACATCGCCAGTGAGTCCCACGAGTCGGGCAAGACGCCCGGCACGGACCTGCGCGAGGGCATCCCCACCCTGCCCGTGCTGCTCCTGCGGGCGCGTGCCGAGAAGCTGGCCGAGCCGGACGACGTCGAGCTGGTGGAACTGCTCGCCTCCGACCTCTCCGACGACGCGCGGCACGCGGAGGCACTGCGCCGGCTGCGCGCGCACCCGGCGCTCCAGCAGGCCATGGACGAGGCGGTGCGGTACGCGACGGCGGCCCGCGAGACGCTGGTGCCGCTGCCCGAGTGCTGGGCGAAGTCCACACTGACCGAGCTGTGCGACGCGGTGGTCCACCGGGCGGGCTGA
- a CDS encoding TauD/TfdA dioxygenase family protein yields MRSFRTPADGLNEGPRVLRRLPEGVVSPPYRLFDVVPQAATIGAEIRGLDLSRPLGGALRDELNRALVEWKVLFFRGQHLTSDAQRAFALNWGELETNPLLTSAGPADVVRFDRSAVRTFENVWHTDVTFRQRPALGAVLQLREVPPSGGDTLWADMAAAYDNLPEDVRARIDGARAVHDFLPGFLRFTEAERLAGFQEMFPPVEHPVVRRHPETGRPMLFVNTSFTTHITGLPQDESDRLLRLLFQQAHVPEYQVRWHWEAGDIAFWDNRATQHYAVADYGTDRRVAERVAIAGDRPV; encoded by the coding sequence CTGCGCTCCTTCCGGACCCCCGCGGACGGGCTCAACGAGGGCCCGCGCGTGCTGCGCAGGCTGCCGGAAGGCGTGGTGAGCCCCCCGTACCGGCTGTTCGACGTCGTCCCGCAGGCCGCGACCATCGGGGCCGAGATCCGCGGGCTCGACCTCTCCCGGCCCCTCGGCGGCGCTCTGCGCGACGAGCTGAACCGCGCTCTCGTCGAGTGGAAGGTCCTCTTCTTCCGGGGGCAGCACCTCACCTCGGACGCGCAGCGCGCCTTCGCCCTCAACTGGGGCGAGCTGGAGACCAATCCGCTGCTCACCTCGGCGGGCCCCGCCGACGTCGTACGGTTCGACCGCTCCGCCGTGCGCACCTTCGAGAACGTCTGGCACACCGACGTCACCTTCCGGCAGCGGCCCGCGCTGGGCGCCGTCCTCCAGCTGCGCGAGGTGCCGCCCAGCGGCGGCGACACCCTGTGGGCCGACATGGCCGCCGCGTACGACAACCTGCCCGAGGACGTACGCGCGCGGATCGACGGGGCCCGCGCGGTGCACGACTTCCTGCCCGGGTTCCTCCGGTTCACCGAGGCGGAGCGGCTCGCCGGGTTCCAGGAGATGTTCCCGCCCGTCGAGCATCCGGTCGTGCGCCGCCACCCCGAGACCGGGCGGCCGATGCTGTTCGTGAACACGTCCTTCACCACGCACATCACCGGCCTCCCGCAGGACGAGAGCGACCGGCTGCTGCGGCTGCTCTTCCAGCAGGCCCACGTCCCCGAGTACCAGGTCAGGTGGCACTGGGAGGCCGGGGACATCGCCTTCTGGGACAACCGCGCCACCCAGCACTACGCCGTCGCCGACTACGGCACCGACCGGAGGGTCGCGGAGCGCGTGGCCATCGCGGGAGACCGGCCCGTGTGA
- a CDS encoding LolA family protein gives MAGNDRAGTTEEGRNRATGPRKMARYALPVAVAGIAAATVGLVPALASSGDPDLPRISAHDLVQKIAASDTQQLSGSVKITTDLGLPSLGGLGGSMAGSVAPGGTGGSGGSSGAPSGSSANPETRLMELASGTHTLRVAADGPRKQKVSILENAAEYSLIRDGSQVWAYDSANNQAFHTTAPQGAGQGSGAATVLPGLPKGGDLPTTPRQFTDDALKAAGSTTSISVDGTSRIAGRDAYDLLIKPKQAGSTVGSIRVAVDSKTGAPLKFTLTPSGGGKAVVDVGYTSVDFGKPPASTFTFTPPKGTKVTEGKQHALPQHSTPSAQEKDQAKAALSKVKVTGTGWTSVVELPGPAGAAGQGADKGTTSRAPQDAQDAQGFLNSLGDKVTGKFGSGMVFHTRLVNALMTDDGTVYVGAVSQQQLIGTANAAAAK, from the coding sequence ATGGCAGGCAACGACAGGGCAGGGACCACCGAGGAGGGCCGGAACCGCGCCACCGGGCCCAGGAAGATGGCCCGGTACGCGCTTCCGGTGGCCGTGGCGGGGATCGCGGCGGCGACGGTCGGCCTCGTGCCGGCGCTCGCGTCGTCCGGCGACCCGGATCTTCCCAGGATCAGCGCGCACGACCTGGTGCAGAAGATCGCCGCGTCCGACACGCAGCAGCTCTCCGGGTCCGTGAAGATCACCACAGACCTGGGGCTGCCCTCGCTGGGCGGCCTCGGCGGATCGATGGCCGGCTCGGTGGCTCCGGGCGGGACCGGTGGGTCGGGCGGTTCCTCGGGGGCACCGTCCGGCTCCTCCGCGAACCCCGAGACCAGGCTCATGGAACTGGCCTCCGGTACCCACACGCTGCGGGTGGCCGCGGACGGACCGCGGAAGCAGAAGGTCTCCATCCTGGAGAACGCGGCGGAGTACAGCCTCATCCGCGACGGCAGCCAGGTGTGGGCGTACGACAGCGCCAACAACCAGGCGTTCCACACGACCGCTCCGCAGGGAGCCGGCCAGGGTTCCGGTGCCGCGACGGTGCTGCCGGGGCTGCCGAAGGGCGGCGACCTGCCGACGACACCCCGGCAGTTCACCGACGACGCCCTCAAGGCGGCGGGGTCCACGACGTCGATCAGCGTCGACGGCACCTCGCGGATCGCGGGCCGGGACGCGTACGACCTGCTGATCAAGCCCAAGCAGGCCGGTTCCACGGTCGGTTCGATCCGGGTCGCGGTCGACTCGAAGACCGGCGCGCCGCTGAAGTTCACCCTCACGCCGAGCGGCGGCGGCAAGGCCGTCGTCGACGTCGGCTACACGTCGGTCGACTTCGGCAAGCCGCCGGCCTCGACGTTCACCTTCACCCCGCCGAAGGGGACGAAGGTCACCGAGGGCAAGCAGCACGCGCTGCCGCAGCACTCGACGCCGTCCGCGCAGGAGAAGGACCAGGCCAAGGCCGCGCTCAGCAAGGTGAAGGTCACCGGCACGGGCTGGACGTCGGTCGTGGAACTGCCCGGTCCTGCGGGGGCCGCCGGTCAGGGTGCCGACAAGGGGACCACGTCCAGGGCACCTCAGGACGCCCAGGACGCCCAGGGCTTCCTGAACTCGCTGGGCGACAAGGTCACCGGGAAGTTCGGCTCGGGCATGGTGTTCCACACACGCCTGGTCAACGCCCTGATGACCGATGACGGCACCGTCTACGTCGGAGCGGTCAGCCAGCAGCAACTGATCGGCACGGCGAACGCCGCCGCCGCGAAGTAG